In Bernardetia litoralis DSM 6794, the genomic window TTAGAATTACAAAAAAGGAATAATGATTCTATAATGGTAGTTCTTGATTCAATTTACAAAGTCAACATTTACGTTCCACCTGTATTTGATAAAAAATCAATTGATGCTACAACCACAAATAAGTTTTTTGAGTTAGCGAAAGAGACAAAAGGAGAACTTAAACTATTAGTTAATTCAGAACTAATCACAAATGAAATCAAAAATATCATTGAAAAACACTCTACCGACAATTCAGATATCCTTTTTTTAATTGACAAAACAAGCAGTATGGAAGATGATATTGCAAATGTTCAAAAAGGATTAACGGAAATAATCAACTCAATTAATAAATATAAAAATGTAAGAGTTGCGATTGGACTTTATGGAGATAAAAATTCAGATGGAAAAGATTGGTATTCGTACAAGAACTTTGAAACTAATTTAGAATCAGCGAAAAAATTCATAAAGAATATTAAGGTAACAGCTGGAGAAGATTATCCGGAATCTGTTTATGACGGATTTTTTGAAAGTTCAAAAAAAAATTTTTGGAAGTCAGAAAGTAAAAGAATGGTAATCTTAATTGGAGATGCACCACCATTGGAAAAACCTTTGAGCGATTATTCAATGTCTGATGTAATCAACAAAGCGACAAAGGACAGAATAACAATGAATTTTTATCCGATAGTAGTAACGCCAGGAATGATGGATGAACTTGGAACTGTTACCAAACCAAAAGTCTATGAAAAGACAAAATTGGTAAGTTCATTTTATCCAAATCCTTCTGTTGGAAAACTAAATATTAATCTTGAAAAGGATGATAATTATGAAATCCAAATTTTTGACTTTAATGGTTCTCTAGTTTCAAAGGAAAATCATAGAGGAAATAAATTTTCAAAGGAATTATACGACTTGCCAAATGGTGTTTACATAATAAGAATAGTCGATTCGGAATTTAAATTTGAGACTATAAAAATAATGTTGAATAAATAAAAACTACTGGCAACAACGTGTATAATTAATTGCTTTGGTCGTTGCTTATTTGGAAAATTCCTTCGGAATTTTCTCGCATTCGTTTTTGTTTACTAAATTAGTTGCTTAAACACGCAACTAACCATACACAAAACCGTTGCCAACCATTAGAAAAATGTACTTTCCTGAAATAGGTTGACTAAAAATTCATCAATTAATGATAGTCACTTATGAAAACACAAAATGAACACTGGCTAAAAAAAAGCTACCAAAAAGCAACTTTAGAAACCAAACTTTTAGTCGTTGACCAAATCTTAAACGGTCAAATATCCAACAACCAAGCTGCTAAAAAATATCACATTCCCAGAACGACCATTACTTATTGGTTAAGAAAATACAGTACATTAGTACAACAAAACAATGGTATGAGTAAAAACGATGAAATTAAAATACTTAAGGAAAAGATTCTAGAACTTGAGTTTGTAAAAGACTTTCAACAAGACATTATTGCTGATATGGAACTTATTACAGGTGTGGATATGTCAAAAAAGTCATTGCCCAAAACATTAGCAAAAGAGATAGAGCTAAAGAAGAAAAAACGTACAAAAGAAAATGGCTCTATGGATGTTTTGGGATCACTAAACAAGCGTTCTACAAAAGACTAAAAGTGCAACAAAAGCAAGAGATAGACCATCAAAAATTGATTAAAATGGTGAAAGAATACCGTAAAAAAGTAGGCTCTAATACAGGGGGAATTAAACTTTATAATGAGCTCAAAAAAGACTGCTTAAACGCTGGTATTAAAATAGGTAGAGACAAATTCTATCGATTCTTAAGGATCAACAATTTACTGGTCCCAAAAACTAAAAATTAAATCACAACTACAAACTCTAAACATATGTTCAAAAAATATAAAAACCTTGTAAAAGACCACGTCCCTAATAGACCCGAACAACTATGGGTATCGGATATCACTTATATTAAAACGCAATACGGACATAATTATTTAGCAATCGTTACTGACGCCTATTCTAAGCAGATTATGGGATATAAACTCGATAACCATATGAGAACTTCGCTTTGCACAGATGCGCTCGCTATGGCTATTAAAAATAGAAAATACCCTGATAAAAAACTCATACACCACTCAGATAGAGGGTTTCAATACTGTAACCCTAAATATACCGCTTTTGCTGAAGAAAATGGGATATCAATGAGTATGACTGAACAATACGACCCCTATGAAAATGCTGTTGCTGAACGGATTAATAGAACTTTAAAATATGAATACGGGTTAAAACAAACCATTAAAAACACTGAGTTAGCCAAAAAAATGATTAAACAAGCGGTTTATATTTATAATAATCTAAGAACACATTTTAGCTTGGACTTAAGAAAACCTGCAGAAGTACATTTAAATCCAAACATCAAATACAAATCATATCGAAAAAATAATGTAATTTTACCTGAATTAATGTTTTAAAAAACTAAATCAAGTTCAAATTATTAACTCTAAAAAGAGTCAACCTATTTCAGTATAATATAAAAAATGCTCAAATTGAAAAATGAATATTATTAAATGATTTTAGACAAATACCAACTATACGGAGAAATCCAAAACAGAGGTTATTCATCAACCTCAAAAGTAACAGATGAAAGTGGAGAAATTTATTTTGCCAAATGGATAAAAGGAATTGAACAAAACTCACAACCGAGTAAAATTCTTTACAACAAATTAAGACACTTAAAAAAAGCAGTCCACTCTTCCCTACCTAAAATTATTGAATACGAATGGGACGAAAGCCAAAGTGCTTATTGCATCATATTTGAAAATAAAAACGCAAGTTCTTTAGAAGAAAATATTTTTAAAATTAAACCAACGCATTTTTTAAAAGGGATTGAACAAATTGCAAATTGCTTACAGCAATTGCAACAAAAACATAAACTTGCTCACGGAGATATAACACCTGCAAATATACTTGTAGATGAAAACTTTGATTTTTACTTAATTGATTTCGGAATTTCAGATATTTCTGCAACCTTAAGCCAATCACAAGAACTAGAGATTTTCGCAAAAGAATTTGCGTCACCTGAAAAATGGGATAGGAAAATCCCAAAGGGATTTCCCTATCAATCTGACATTTATTCTATTGGAAAAGTTATTGAATGGTATTTTGCAAAAAATGAAATTAACGAATTTGAAGAAGTTCAGAAATTGGCGGACAAAACTTGTGAGCAATTACCGATAAATAGAATAAATTATGTTTCTTTTTTAGAGAAATTATCGAAAATCACAAGTGAAATTTCTTTTGATAGCAAAAACTCGGTTTCTATAAATGCAATACCAGAAGTTATAGAAGATTTAAATAATTCAGATTTCAAACCAAAATTTGACATAAGTCCGAGTAGAGGAGAAAATATCCTATTAAATATCTCAACTAAAAATTTCTATATTCATTGTATTTGGAAAATATCCGAAAATGGTTTAGAAATACTAAATGGAGAAAGAAAAGAAAATAAAGAAAGAGAACATTCTAATACTTTGAGATATGGAAAAGAATTAGGCTTGCCAATTGTGTTTACTCCTCAAAATGGTTATAACGAACGTTTTAACTTAACACCTTTTTTTAAGAAAATACAAAAAGAAAAACAGCACGAAAGCGAATATAGAAAAGGAAAAAGAGAGATTACTAAAGAATTAAAATTCTTTAAAGATTTACTAACCAAAGAAATGCAAGTTTTAGAAAAAAACTCATTAAGATTAAGTTTTGGAGGTTTTGAAAAAAAAGGAAATTATGAAATTTCATTTAAAATTCAAGACAATGAAAAATACAGCAAGAATGGTTTAATTTTTTCTCATATTGACAAAGCAACTCCACCAAGTCCAGAAGATTTTGAATTTATCGTAAGTGAAACTGCCGATAAAAAACGAATGAAAGACCCAATGAAATTTTCGGGAGTTGCTTATGATTTCAATACAAAAACAAGAGTTCTAAAATTTAAGGATTGTGAACGATTAGATTTTGAAAAAATCCCCAAAAATGGTTACATATTTGAAAACATCAGTAAACAAGAAGAGGAAAAGAAAAGACAATTAGAAGCAATACGAAAAGTAGAATATAATGATGTTCAAAATAGAGATTTAATACATTACGTTTTTAATCCTACTGATTTGCAAGGCAAATATCTTGAATTTCAAGAACTAACAAATGTTTATCAAACAGACGAAAAAGGAAATGACTTTGTATATAGTTTTAATCAACAAAAAGCAATACTAAATGCAATTCATAGAGAACCTTTAACAATTATTCAAGGTCCACCAGGAACAGGAAAAACAACTGTAATCACAGAAATTGTTTTTCAAATTTTAAATAAAAATCCTGATGCTAAAATTTTAATCACTTCTCAAACAAATGATGCAGTTGATAACGTGTTAGATAATCTATTGGAAAAAGAGATTCCAATTGTTCGGTTAAGTGGTATTAGAAAACCAAAAGTAAGTTTACAAAAACATACTTTAGAAAGAAAAATTGAAGGTTGGAAAGAAGAAGTAAGAAAAAAAACTAAAGCCAATTGGAAACCATACAAAGAGCAATTTAAAAAGGCATTAGAAAAAGAGAATATTATTCTATTGCCAATTTTTGAAATCCTTTCTTCCAATAAACAATGGAAAGTAAAAAAACAACAAATAGAAAAAATGTTAGAACGTTTCAACACGTTTAAAGGTTTAGAAAAATCTTTAACTTCTGAAACAGAGTTTATAACATCAATCAACAGTTTTGTAAAAGTAAATTTTGAAGAATATTTTTTAAAACAACAAATATTTAAAGATTGGTTAGTAACAATTAGTTCGTTAGATGAAAATAGTAATATAAATCAAAAATTAATAGATAGCATTAGAGTAATTGGAGCAACAACTAATCATATTGCATCAAAAAAATATCAAAAATATAATTTTGAGTTTGACTATGTAATAATGGATGAAAGTGGAAAAGCAACCACAGCAGAAGCATTAATACCAACAGTTTTAGCCGAAAAATTAATCCTTGTTGGCGACCATAGACAATTAAGACCAATGCTAACTGCAAATCGTGAAGTTGAAAAATGGTTAAGAGAAAAGTTTAAAACTGATACGGATGAATTTGATAGTTGGGATGATTATTTTAATAGACCAAGTTTATTTGAGCAAGTAATAACAAAAATTGATGATGACTTTAAAAGTCAGTTAGAAGAATGTAGAAGAAGTTCAAAAGACCAAGTTTTACTAACTTCGAAATGCTTTTACGAACCTTTTGGAGATGAACCTATAAAACCAGTTGAAAGACCACAAGAAAAAGAACATAACCTTGATTTAAAAATTGATAGTTCAATTGTCTTTCTTGATATTGGTAATTCATATAAAAGTGAAATCGATGGAAATAGTTCGTCAAGAAATAAATTAAGTGCTGAATTAATTCCAGAACTTCTAAATGGATTAGATAGGTTTGATAAAGTAAAGAATTACACAATTGGTGTTATTACGGGTTATTCTGCTCAAGTAAGAGAAATAAGAAAAGTGCTAAGAAATAAAGTTGATTATCGTAAACTAAAAAATGTAAAATCTAACAATGTAGTTATATCCGTTGTAGATAAATTTCAAGGTTTAGAAAAGGATATTATCATTTTTGATTTAGTAAGAAGCCAGCAACAAACATTAGGGTTTTTATCTAATGCAAATCGTATAAATGTTGCTTTATCAAGGCAAAAAAAACTATTAATTATTCTTGGAAATTTAGATAGCATATTAAGTGCAAAACCACCTAAAGATTTAGAAAACACAAATCAAAAACCAGCATTACAAAAATATTTAAGTGAATTGAAGAAAGACTGGATTGTTAAAAACATAGAACAAATATTTTAATGGACATACAAGAAATACATAAAAAGTTAGACAAACAATGTCCAAGCGATTATAAGATAAATGAAATTATCCAATTTGCATATCCTTATAGACGAGTTCGTGTAAACGCAACTGTAAATAAATCGCCTGAAAAATCAATACAACAAGTATATTCAGTTTTTTTAAGAACAATAAAAGCAGGTTATAACAAAGAAAAACAAATAATTAAATTTTTAGGTCTTAACAAAGAAGATTTTATATTAAGAGAATTATACTTTTTGCGTGAAAGAGGATTTGTAGATTTTACTTCAGGTATTTGGTTAGTAACCGAACAGGGAGAAGAATTTGTAAAAGATAATAGTATTTTAAAAATTCTTGAAGAAGAAGAGTTTGAATTTTTAATTGATGCAATATCAAATCAAGCGATTGAAAAGAATTTTAGATTATTTAGTGATAAAAACATTGAAAACAGATTAAATCCAGAAATTGATTATTCAATAAAAAATCCTGAATTGCTTAAAAACAAAAACGAACAACTTTCTGACATTTATAAAAGTCAGAGTAATGGAAAAGCGTATTTAGTTGATTATGACAAGTCAAATATTAAGTTTGATAAAAAGGATAATCACGATTACTATTTAATCGAATATATTCCGATAAAGGAAAAAGAAAGTGAGTTAGAACCATATATCGAAGTTAGAAATACTGATAAAGATATTTCAAAACAAAAAAGACTTTCTAAATCATTATCTGAAAAATATCCAAGTATATTATATCAATTTACGACTTCTGACAGAACAAGTTTTGCGAAAATTCAAGAAGATAATAATAGTGAACTTTTAGAAGAGTTTAAAACAACTGAAATCGAAAAAAAGATAACCGAGACACAAACACTATCGGTTTGGGAAACGCAAGAGCAGTTTGCAGAAGCATTAAAAACTGTTAAATCTAAAATATTAATAGAAAGTCCTTGGGTAAAACGTGCTACTTTAAAATATATAAGTAGTATTGAAAAAGCATTACAAAGAAATGTAGATGTAATCATATTGTATGGTATTGAAAGTAATGATGAACATCATTACAGAACAATTGAAAAACTGCGAAATCTGAAAAGCAAATACCAAAAGAATTTCCATTTAATACATTTACCAACTCATTTTGAAAAACAAGGAAACAATAAGATTACAGGAACACACAGAAAATTGATTATAAAAGACAACGATTATTACATACAAGGGAGCTTTAACTTTCTATCATTTAATAAAGAAAAAGGACAGAAAATAGCGAATGAAGAAAGTATTTTAATCCCTAAAAATGTAGAATCGAAATGGGGAAAAGTGCTAAAAGAATACGGAATAAAAACGGTTGGCAACAATGTGTATAATTAATGCGGTGTTTAGTGTTTAATCCAAAGAAAAGTGTATTTTTATAAAGTCCGCCAAATCTTTTGATTTTGCTTTAGAACAGAAAAAATTAAAACAAAATAAAAAGTTTTGGCTAAGTGCTAAACTAAAAGTCTTCTGACTTTCAATTTCCGCACTAACCATACACTAAACGTTATGCGTAATGCTAAAAGGATAAACAATTGAACATATTAACTAAAATATTATTTGGATTTACGACGATTTTTTTAATCGTAGTTATAGCATTGATATTTTTTGGCGAACTAACTTTTGGTTACGGATTTGGCGACTTATTTTACTT contains:
- a CDS encoding T9SS type A sorting domain-containing protein yields the protein MTENEILELQKRNNDSIMVVLDSIYKVNIYVPPVFDKKSIDATTTNKFFELAKETKGELKLLVNSELITNEIKNIIEKHSTDNSDILFLIDKTSSMEDDIANVQKGLTEIINSINKYKNVRVAIGLYGDKNSDGKDWYSYKNFETNLESAKKFIKNIKVTAGEDYPESVYDGFFESSKKNFWKSESKRMVILIGDAPPLEKPLSDYSMSDVINKATKDRITMNFYPIVVTPGMMDELGTVTKPKVYEKTKLVSSFYPNPSVGKLNINLEKDDNYEIQIFDFNGSLVSKENHRGNKFSKELYDLPNGVYIIRIVDSEFKFETIKIMLNK
- a CDS encoding helix-turn-helix domain-containing protein, translated to MKTQNEHWLKKSYQKATLETKLLVVDQILNGQISNNQAAKKYHIPRTTITYWLRKYSTLVQQNNGMSKNDEIKILKEKILELEFVKDFQQDIIADMELITGVDMSKKSLPKTLAKEIELKKKKRTKENGSMDVLGSLNKRSTKD
- a CDS encoding IS3 family transposase, whose translation is MTTTNSKHMFKKYKNLVKDHVPNRPEQLWVSDITYIKTQYGHNYLAIVTDAYSKQIMGYKLDNHMRTSLCTDALAMAIKNRKYPDKKLIHHSDRGFQYCNPKYTAFAEENGISMSMTEQYDPYENAVAERINRTLKYEYGLKQTIKNTELAKKMIKQAVYIYNNLRTHFSLDLRKPAEVHLNPNIKYKSYRKNNVILPELMF
- a CDS encoding AAA domain-containing protein, with translation MILDKYQLYGEIQNRGYSSTSKVTDESGEIYFAKWIKGIEQNSQPSKILYNKLRHLKKAVHSSLPKIIEYEWDESQSAYCIIFENKNASSLEENIFKIKPTHFLKGIEQIANCLQQLQQKHKLAHGDITPANILVDENFDFYLIDFGISDISATLSQSQELEIFAKEFASPEKWDRKIPKGFPYQSDIYSIGKVIEWYFAKNEINEFEEVQKLADKTCEQLPINRINYVSFLEKLSKITSEISFDSKNSVSINAIPEVIEDLNNSDFKPKFDISPSRGENILLNISTKNFYIHCIWKISENGLEILNGERKENKEREHSNTLRYGKELGLPIVFTPQNGYNERFNLTPFFKKIQKEKQHESEYRKGKREITKELKFFKDLLTKEMQVLEKNSLRLSFGGFEKKGNYEISFKIQDNEKYSKNGLIFSHIDKATPPSPEDFEFIVSETADKKRMKDPMKFSGVAYDFNTKTRVLKFKDCERLDFEKIPKNGYIFENISKQEEEKKRQLEAIRKVEYNDVQNRDLIHYVFNPTDLQGKYLEFQELTNVYQTDEKGNDFVYSFNQQKAILNAIHREPLTIIQGPPGTGKTTVITEIVFQILNKNPDAKILITSQTNDAVDNVLDNLLEKEIPIVRLSGIRKPKVSLQKHTLERKIEGWKEEVRKKTKANWKPYKEQFKKALEKENIILLPIFEILSSNKQWKVKKQQIEKMLERFNTFKGLEKSLTSETEFITSINSFVKVNFEEYFLKQQIFKDWLVTISSLDENSNINQKLIDSIRVIGATTNHIASKKYQKYNFEFDYVIMDESGKATTAEALIPTVLAEKLILVGDHRQLRPMLTANREVEKWLREKFKTDTDEFDSWDDYFNRPSLFEQVITKIDDDFKSQLEECRRSSKDQVLLTSKCFYEPFGDEPIKPVERPQEKEHNLDLKIDSSIVFLDIGNSYKSEIDGNSSSRNKLSAELIPELLNGLDRFDKVKNYTIGVITGYSAQVREIRKVLRNKVDYRKLKNVKSNNVVISVVDKFQGLEKDIIIFDLVRSQQQTLGFLSNANRINVALSRQKKLLIILGNLDSILSAKPPKDLENTNQKPALQKYLSELKKDWIVKNIEQIF